In one Brassica oleracea var. oleracea cultivar TO1000 chromosome C9, BOL, whole genome shotgun sequence genomic region, the following are encoded:
- the LOC106313744 gene encoding NAC domain-containing protein 72-like isoform X1, translated as MAMVSSTTSTMTMSNQVNNNSDKGVQEDAHRHENHAQNDDEADDHDHDMVMPGFRFHPTEEELIEFYLRRKVEGKRFNVELITFLDLYRYDPWELPAMAAIGEKEWYFYVPRDRKYRNGDRPNRVTTSGYWKATGADRMIRSESARPIGLKKTLVFYSGKAPKGTRTSWIMNEYRLPHHETEKYQKAEISLCRVYKRPGVEDHLSLPRSLSTRHHNHTSSSSRLALRQKQQHHSSSSNHSDNNLNNNNNLEKLSTEYFGDGSSITTTNSNSDVTIALANQNIYRPMPYGVSNTPMISTTNKEDDENAIVDDLQRLVNYQISDGGSNINHQYYQIAQQFHNQQEVNANALQLVAGATTVALTPQTQAALAMNMIPAGTIPNSALWDLWNPLVPDGNRDHYTDSFQGI; from the exons ATGGCAATGGTATCCTCCACAACAAGCACCATGACCATGAGTAACCAAGTCAACAACAACAGTGATAAAGGTGTACAAGAAGATGCTCATAGACACGAGAATCATGCCCAAAATGATGATGAAGCTGATGATCATGATCATGACATGGTCATGCCTGGATTCCGATTCCATCCCACAGAAGAAGAACTCATAGAATTTTATCTTCGCCGTAAAGTCGAAGGCAAACGCTTCAATGTAGAACTCATCACATTCCTCGATCTTTATCGCTATGATCCTTGGGAACTTCCGG CGATGGCGGCTATAGGAGAGAAAGAGTGGTACTTCTATGTGCCAAGAGATCGAAAGTATAGAAATGGAGATAGACCAAACCGAGTAACGACTTCTGGGTATTGGAAAGCCACTGGAGCTGATCGGATGATCAGATCAGAGAGCGCTCGGCCTATCGGGTTAAAGAAAACCCTAGTCTTCTACTCCGGTAAAGCCCCTAAAGGCACTCGTACCAGTTGGATAATGAATGAGTATCGTCTCCCTCACCATGAAACCGAGAAATACCAAAAG GCTGAAATATCATTGTGCCGAGTGTACAAAAGGCCAGGAGTAGAAGATCATCTATCCTTACCACGCTCTCTATCCACAAGACATCATAATCATACCTCATCATCTTCCCGCTTGGCCTTAAGACAAAAACAACAACACCACTCATCATCATCCAATCATTCAGACAACAACCTTAACAACAACAACAATCTTGAGAAGCTCTCAACCGAATATTTTGGCGACGGTAGCAGCATAACCACCACAAACAGTAATTCTGACGTCACTATAGCTTTAGCCAATCAAAACATTTATCGTCCAATGCCTTATGGTGTAAGCAACACACCAATGATCTCCACAACTAATAAAGAAGATGATGAAAACGCAATTGTTGATGATCTTCAAAGACTCGTTAACTACCAAATATCTGATGGAGGTAGTAACATCAATCACCAATACTATCAAATCGCTCAACAGTTTCATAATCAACAAGAGGTAAATGCAAACGCGTTGCAATTGGTGGCGGGGGCAACTACAGTGGCGCTAACGCCTCAAACGCAGGCGGCATTAGCGATGAACATGATCCCTGCAGGGACGATTCCAAACAGTGCTTTGTGGGATCTATGGAATCCACTAGTACCGGATGGAAACAGAGATCATTATACTGACTCTTTTCAAGGAATTTAA
- the LOC106314561 gene encoding glutathione S-transferase T3-like: protein MDVNPYRNFVDLLQSQQDSSLGLDSSGTHLFGSEANDVTNLEEDTPLQRKERRTWTPSDDIVLISLWLNTSKDPVVGNEQRSVAFWKRIATYFLASPKIAACDRREAAHCKKRWHMINDQVRKFCGAYEAATKAKSSGKNENDILKLVHEIFFNNHHKKFIIEHCWKELRNDQKWCDLSTAKTEGSSKKEEV from the coding sequence ATGGATGTCAATCCATATCGAAATTTTGTTGATCTTCTTCAAAGTCAACAAGATAGTAGCTTAGGTTTAGATTCTTCTGGTACTCATCTATTCGGCAGTGAAGCTAACGACGTTACAAACTTGGAAGAAGACACTCCTCTACAGCGCAAGGAAAGAAGGACGTGGACGCCATCAGATGATATCGTGCTCATCAGCTTGTGGTTAAACACGAGCAAAGATCCCGTTGTTGGAAATGAGCAACGGTCTGTTGCATTCTGGAAACGAATTGCAACGTACTTTTTGGCCAGTCCTAAGATTGCTGCCTGTGATAGAAGGGAGGCGGCTCATTGTAAGAAACGTTGGCATATGATCAACGACCAAGTACGCAAGTTTTGTGGCGCCTATGAAGCTGCAACCAAAGCCAAAAGTAGTGGGAAAAATGAGAATGATATTCTCAAACTGGTCCACGAAATCTTCTTTAACAACCATCATAAGAAATTCATTATTGAACATTGTTGGAAGGAACTGCGCAATGATCAAAAGTGGTGTGATCTTTCAACTGCAAAAACTGAAGGAAGCTCAAAAAAAGAGGAAGTTTGA
- the LOC106313744 gene encoding NAC domain-containing protein 55-like isoform X2 produces the protein MVSFKDYILLNVDYRCVLCAAMAAIGEKEWYFYVPRDRKYRNGDRPNRVTTSGYWKATGADRMIRSESARPIGLKKTLVFYSGKAPKGTRTSWIMNEYRLPHHETEKYQKAEISLCRVYKRPGVEDHLSLPRSLSTRHHNHTSSSSRLALRQKQQHHSSSSNHSDNNLNNNNNLEKLSTEYFGDGSSITTTNSNSDVTIALANQNIYRPMPYGVSNTPMISTTNKEDDENAIVDDLQRLVNYQISDGGSNINHQYYQIAQQFHNQQEVNANALQLVAGATTVALTPQTQAALAMNMIPAGTIPNSALWDLWNPLVPDGNRDHYTDSFQGI, from the exons ATGGTATCATTTAAAGATTATATATTGTTGAATGTTGATTATAGATGTGTACTATGTGCAGCGATGGCGGCTATAGGAGAGAAAGAGTGGTACTTCTATGTGCCAAGAGATCGAAAGTATAGAAATGGAGATAGACCAAACCGAGTAACGACTTCTGGGTATTGGAAAGCCACTGGAGCTGATCGGATGATCAGATCAGAGAGCGCTCGGCCTATCGGGTTAAAGAAAACCCTAGTCTTCTACTCCGGTAAAGCCCCTAAAGGCACTCGTACCAGTTGGATAATGAATGAGTATCGTCTCCCTCACCATGAAACCGAGAAATACCAAAAG GCTGAAATATCATTGTGCCGAGTGTACAAAAGGCCAGGAGTAGAAGATCATCTATCCTTACCACGCTCTCTATCCACAAGACATCATAATCATACCTCATCATCTTCCCGCTTGGCCTTAAGACAAAAACAACAACACCACTCATCATCATCCAATCATTCAGACAACAACCTTAACAACAACAACAATCTTGAGAAGCTCTCAACCGAATATTTTGGCGACGGTAGCAGCATAACCACCACAAACAGTAATTCTGACGTCACTATAGCTTTAGCCAATCAAAACATTTATCGTCCAATGCCTTATGGTGTAAGCAACACACCAATGATCTCCACAACTAATAAAGAAGATGATGAAAACGCAATTGTTGATGATCTTCAAAGACTCGTTAACTACCAAATATCTGATGGAGGTAGTAACATCAATCACCAATACTATCAAATCGCTCAACAGTTTCATAATCAACAAGAGGTAAATGCAAACGCGTTGCAATTGGTGGCGGGGGCAACTACAGTGGCGCTAACGCCTCAAACGCAGGCGGCATTAGCGATGAACATGATCCCTGCAGGGACGATTCCAAACAGTGCTTTGTGGGATCTATGGAATCCACTAGTACCGGATGGAAACAGAGATCATTATACTGACTCTTTTCAAGGAATTTAA